A region of the Lachancea thermotolerans CBS 6340 chromosome E complete sequence genome:
TGCAGGGCAAAGAATATTTCACTAAGGGTGACTGGCCTAATGCTGTCAAGGCTTACACTGAAATGACCAAGAGGGCACCTGAGGATGCGCGTGGCTACTCTAACAGAGCTGCGGCTCTTGCCAAGTTGATGTCGTTCCCAGAGGCCATCAAGGACTGTGACATGGCCATTTCCAAAGACCCCAACTTCATCAGAGCATACATTAGAAAGGCAACTGCCCAAATCGCGGTGAGAGAGTTTGCCTCCGCTATAGAAACTTTGGATGCTGCTCGTGCTAAGGACACCGAGCTCAACAACGGTGCAAATGTTAGAGAAATCGACCAGTTATATATCAAGGCTTCTCAGCAAAGATTCCAGCCACAAGACCCTAACGAAACCCCAGAGCAAGCCTACGCTAGAGCTTTGAAGGACCCAGAGGTGGCCTCCATTATGCAAGACCCAGTGATGCAAAGTATTCTATCGCAGGCTCAACAGAACCCTGCCGCTTTACAAGAGCACATGAAGAACCCTGAGGTGTTTAACAAGATCCAAACTTTGATCGCTGCCGGTATTATCCGCACTAGGTAAAAAGGGTGATGTTATAGGCTAATTAATGAATGTAATTCTGTATTTTTGAGTGATTCGATTCTGTATATTCAAAGGCTAATTTCAACCAGCTTAAGGGCGATAATCTATAATTACAAAGCTTGCACCTACTCTCAACTTGCGCTACGCTTTataaacaaaaagctggcgTGCTTAGTGCCCCAAATAAAACCAATTTCGGTTATTTACATGATGTACTTCTTTATCTCAAGCCTCTGTGACAAAAGTTGATTTGCATAATACCCCCAAATAAAATTAGTTTTTATTATTTACATGATACACTTACATATATCCCAAGCCTTTGTGCTTAAGCCTCGTCTTTGGCAGGAACTActtcgccttcttcgtGGTTAGGCTCAACAACTAGTTTGCCGTCTTTGACGTCAACGTTTACTGTCTCTTCTGGTCTAATCTGTCCCCTGAGCAGATACATAGCCATTGAGTTCAAAATCCTCTTGTGGATTAATCTGTTCAAAGGTCTTGCACCATATAGCTGATCGTAACCATTATCCGTGAGCCATTCTTTGGCAGCATCGGAAATATTGAGTTTCATTCTCTTGTCGGCAATCCTTTCTTGTATCTCCTCAATCCGGATGTCCACTATGGAGCGCAAGACATCTTTAGATAACCGGTTGAACACTAAAACGTCATCGATACGGTTTATAAATTCTGGGGGGTAGGACTTTTTCATAGCCTCAATGACCCTTTCCTGGGTAGCTTTGCTAACCTTGCCATCATTTCCAAGTTCTGTGTCAGATAGAAGAATGTCCTGGCCAATGTTAGAAGTCATCACAATGATAGTGTTACGGAAATCAACTTGGTGACCTTGAGAGTCAGTCAGTTTTCCTTCATCTAGGACTTGCAATAAGACTTTGCAGACATCAGGGTGAGCCTTTTCGAATTCGTCAAACAACACAACCGCGTAAGGCTTTCTCCTTACGGCCTCGGTTAGCTGACCACCTGATTCACTCATGACATAGCCTGGAGGGGCACCTATCAGACGTGATACGGTGTGCTTCTCTTGGAATTCGGACATATCAAATCTGATGACGTTGGACTCGTTATCAAATAGGAACTCGGCTAGTGCCTTGGTGAGCTCTGTTTTACCAGTACCGGTAGGGCCCAAAAACATGAAGCTTGCGATTGGCCTTTTCTCGCTCGTCAGTCCCGCCCGTTGAAGCCTCACAGCGTCAGAGACGGCATCAATGGCTTCGTCCTGGCCCACGACTCTCTTCCGTAACGAGTCTTCCATGTACAGCAGACGGTCCTTGTCGCCCTTCAGCACAGTCTCCATGGGAATACCCGTCATCTTGGCTATGACATTTGAGATGTCGTCGGAGGAAACAGAGTCGTGTAGAAGGTTCTCTTTGGCGTCCTTTTGTGCGTTCCGAGCAACCCTCCGTTCAAGTTCGGGGATCTTGGCGTAGCGCAGCTCGGAAGCCTTCGCAAAGTTACCTTCTCTTTGTGTGATTTCTAAGTCAATTCTAGCCTGTTCCAGGTCAGCCTTAGCGGTCTTTATGGACTCGATTTCAGCCTTTTCCTTTTCCCAGATTTCGGTGAGACGAGCGTGCTCCTTGCGCTTAAGCTCGAGCTCGTCCTCCAAAGCGGTCCGTCTCTCAAGGGAAACAGGGTCtgtttctttcttcagcgACTCGAGCTCGATTTGAATTCTCATAATCGCCCTGTCCAAACTCTGGATGGCGTCGGGCTTTGATTCGTGCTGCAGACGCAGCACTGCGCACGCCTCATCTACAAGGTCGATAGCCTTGTCGGGAAGGAAACGGTCGTTGATGTAGCGGTTGGATAGGGTTGCGGCCGAAACTAGGGCGGAGTCAGTAATCCTTACACCATGGTGGACCTCGTACCGCTCTTTCAGACCTCTCAGAATGGAAATGGTGTCGGCCACGTTAGGTTCGTTGAGCATAATGGGCTGGAACCTACGGGATAGGGCAGGGTCCTTCtcaatgattttgaactCATCGATCGTGGTGGCAGAAATGCACCTCAGGCCCTTGGCGAGACGGGGTTTCAGGATGTTGGAGGCGTCCATGCTGCCGTCGGTCTTACCCAGGCCGAGCAGCATGTGGACCTCGTCGATGAATACTATAACCTCGCCGTTGGACTTGTCGATCTCCTCGAGCACATTTTTAAGGCGTTCTTCGAACTCGCCGCGGTACTTGGCACCGGCCACGAGGGACCCCAGGTCCAGCGTGACGagtttcttgtttttcaggGAGTCCGGAACTTGGCCACTGACTATCCGCTGCGCCAGGCCGTCAATCAAAGACGTCTTACCGACACCTGCGCGTCCAATAAGGACGGGGTTGTTCTTGGTGCGGCGCGACAGGATCTGGATGGCCCTGGCGATTTCCTCGTCTCTCCCGATTACGGGGTCCAGCTTGCCCTCCTGGGCGAGCTGCGTGAGGTTGGTCCCGAACTGTTCGAGCGCGGGCTTCTGGGGCTCCTGGTTGTTCATGTTGAGGGAAACGTAGGTTCTGTATTGGTTGCATGGTCTCGTGAAGCGCGTCGCGGGCACGCGAAGGGCGGACAGACGTCTGGCTGGAGACGCCATTGCCGCTCGGGTGCTCGCAGCGGTTGCGGTGCGCGCCAGCGAGGCGCGCAAGGCAGAAGTTCTGGCAAGCCGCAGCATTTGTGTGATGTGTTTAGGGAGATAAGAAGGAGTAGAGTGCGCCAGGGGCAGGCCAGCGCAAGTGCCGCGGCCCTTATATACGTCTCGGGTAGCGGCGGCGGGCCTGGGATTCGGGGACGATCTCGAAATGTCTAGAACAGTGGAGTCACGTGAGTGCGGGCGAAGAGTCACGTGACCGTCCGCCGTCACTCGTGACTTTCCCCTCGGTCACGTGGTAGTATTACGTAACCTGCAGCGCCCTGTGCTCCCGCCGTGCGATTGTCTAAAAACAAACTAAAAGTCCGAACTTCCTTGATTTCATACACTACATCTgcggccgccgccgcgcccacGCCCCGCGGCTCACTCCGGGGGCTTGATCGCCGGGTGTGCCTCGTGCGGCAGGCCCACGGTGGAAGCGGCCCGCCTGACCCCCAGCCGTtgttccagctccagcacgTACCGCTTGAGCGACTCGTTCTCCTGCACCAGCGCCGCGGTCTGGGCGTCCATGCGGTCGTACTCCTTGGCCTTGACCTCCAGGTCCTTGATGTACCGCTCGCGCCGCTGCCGGAACGCCTTCTGCGCGTTGCGGTTCTGCGCCGCACGCTTGGTGTTGCGCAGTGGCTTGCCCGACTTGCCGATCAGCTGCCCCGTCGAGTTGTCGAGGTGCTCGCCCTCGCTGGCGCGCGCGtctgcggcggcgccgccggccgcgccagcggcCGGcccggcgcccgcgcctgGCGGCTGCGGTGTCGCGCTGGACGACGTCACGCGCACGCCGTTGACCGCGCCGCTAACGCCGCTAACGCCGCCCAGCGCCCCCAGCGACAGCCCCAGATGCGGGCCCACCTGCGGGATATACGGCATGGACAGCGGCTGGCCCGGATGCGGCAGCGCTAATCCGCCCGGGTGCTGGCCCTGCGCGGAGAGCGCGCCGTGCGGAACGAGCCCAGTCTGTAGCTGCGGCTGCGGCGGCTGGACCGCCGCctgcagctgctgttggtgttggtgttgttgctgctgctgctgctgctgctgctgtgcgGTGGCGCCACCCGTCCCGGGCGCCGCGTTGACGGCCCCGCCGCCCCTCATGTTCAACGACGGCAAGACCTGCACGCCCTGCATCTGTGGCAGCGACTGATTAGACATCACGTTGTTAGTTTACGTACAATCGGTCCAAGCACGTGGTGTAGCACTTGGTACGTTCGCGCCTCCACGCACGCCCGCCCGCCTGCCTGCCGGCTGCTTATATATGCCAGTGCATGAATAATCAATATGGTAATCGGGCTGGCTGCGTAGCAAAGCACAGCGCCAATTAAGGACGCGTcggcgctgcgcgcgcgtCTCAGGCGCGCTTACCGTAAGGCCAATTACAAACCACGCAAGCGGCGCCCGCAGCGCCACGGCTTACCTCATAaggcgcgggcgcgctgCGAAAGCGGGAATTTGGGGCGGCAGGCGGTCGTGCGCGATGACGCGGCACGCCGCAGTGTTGCGTATGCGTTGCGGTGacgcggccgcgggcggGAGCGCGGCGGTTTCTTTGTGGCGGGCGGGTTTCGCAGTTTGTGTGGTTTCCGAGCCGCGTCACGCGTCGGGGCCCTGGCCCTGGGCTTGAGCGTCGGGGTCGCGGTCGGCAAGGTCAGCTGACGTGAGGTCGCCGGTGTCGCGCCAGGCGCCGAGCTCGGCGCGGCGCGGTGCGAAGAGCGAGCCCAGGGCGGTAGGCGTGGGGACCAGCGGCGGCATGGCGGTCAGCTGACCGGAGCAGTCGACCTGCAGCGGGTGGAAGCGGTCCCagtcgtcgtcgtcgtgGAAGTAGTCCCAGAAGGGGTTGATGGGCAGGGCGGAGGAGCCCGCACGCGGGGCGTTGGAGACCGGCTGGTCAGGCGCGGTGAAGACGTCGTTGTTCCAGTCGAGATAGAGCACGTGGTGCGAGCGCAGCATGTGGTGGCTCTGGAAGTGGGAGTCGCGGTACATGGATGGTggagcgcgcgcggcggtgTTTGTGCGGTGGGGCACGAGAGACGGTATTTGTGCGCGCTGGGCGAGAATACGGGCGCGGCGAGGCTTGGGAGCGGAAGGCCGGGTTACCCGGGATGGGGTGGTCATGTGACGGGGACGTGGCTCTCTGGCTTGTATAGGAGTTGCGGCGGGAGTTCCTCCAGCAGCGTCCGTGTGGCCTGATGGTTGGCTTTCTGAGAGGTCTCCCGTTCGAGCCTGCGGCGTGCGTGGGAGATGCGGCATAGCCGCTCGTTGGGGCACGTGGCGCAGATGGTAGCGCGCTTCCTTCGCAAGGAAGAGGTCATCGGTTCGAGTCCGGTCTTGTCCAGTTTTTTTGGCGGGAGGACGGGGGTCACGTGGGGGCGTGCGGAGCGTGCTCGAGGACACAAAGCCGGCGTGAGAGTGCGTCTGTATGGAAGTGCAGCGGCGAAAACTTGTGATGCTTTTTGACCTGCGAGCGTCACGAGGTCGCGAGAATTCAAGACTACAAGATCTGAGCCACCGAGCAACACCGGGCGAGGCAGCACTCGGTGACTGCGCCAGCTGTTCACTCGGCCTTTCACGAGGGTTTAGGCCCCACGTATCCAACATGCTCGTCAGCGTTATGTAACGCCCAGATCTCAACTCTCCAACAACACGGGCATGTGGCGCAGTGGTAGCGCGCTCCCTTCGCAAGGGAGAGGTCATGGGTTCGAGTCCCATCTTGTCCATTATTTTTTGCACCGCCCGCCCTTTGACACCCAGACACCTGTCTCCCTCGTCGCGTGTGATATGCTCTCTTCGCGTCACGTGCGTATCGCGTGGGCTCGCTGCGGCTCGCTGCAGCTCCTGACACATCTTTCACGCGCCCATCCGCGCTGTTGCACGCCAAGAACACCTCTCTCTCCACCACCACCGCCACACAGCCGGCTCTCTCGGGCCATGCTACGGTATGCTGAAGACAACACGGAAGGCTACCAAGATGGGCTGGAAACGCTGCTGAACCTGCTGCGGATCGAGATGGGCTCCGACCGGTGGGCCAACTGCAGCGTGCGCATGCTCAACAGCGGGAACCTCCTGTTGCGCAACGCCAGCACGGGCCAGATGTGCAACCGGTCCAGCAGCTCGCCCTCATTCTTCGTCTGGTGCGCGGACAACTCCACGCTTGAGTACAAGGCCCTAGTGGACGTGCTGAGGAACCACACGCTGCCGACGTTCGGCGTGCAGATCGAGAAGGACGGGTTTTCCGCCGGGTGTCTCATGGCGTCGTTCATTCTGTGCATCGTGTGCGCGGGCTCCTggatgctgctgctggtcCTGCTGCTTCTGCCCGCAAACAACCACAACCACCGCAAGAAAATGGTGTACCTGGGCGTCGTGTACCAGGCCATCTGGCACACGGTGATTCTGGACCGCTCCATGGACACTGTGTTCGAGGAGCAGTACATGGGCAACTACCAAAACGCCGGCGCGCTCTACGACAATGTCATGACCTCCACGCTCTACAGCGTGATGCTGTTCTTCGCCACGGTCATCAGCAACCTCAACTGGCTCGATATCGTCTACTACATGTTCCACAACTACCGCAAGACCAACAGCAGCTGGGTACCGCGTCTGTTCAACAACAGGAACAAGCGCATCATAGCTGTGGGCGTGGCGCTCACCTGCGCGCAGGCCGTGCTCAAGGCCGTCAAGTTGTGGGGCGCGAGGCGCTACGTCGGCACCGTCGACGTCGTGCTGCGGTCCGTGGATTTCACCATATACACCCTTTTCTCCCTGTCGGTCGCCTACTATGTTTGGCACGATTTCGGTTTCACGCTGGAGCCCcagaagcagcagagaGCGCGCTCCTGGCGCGCCCTTTTCGTCTTTATTTGGAACGACTATCACGAAACAGTGCTTCTACTGTTTTACAACGCTGTGGTGATGGCTTCGTTGTACATGTGCACCATTCTTATCATGACAATGCCCCGTCATGTGTTCACCTGGATGCAGAGTCTCATATCTTTTCTGAACGTCCTCGTAACCGTCAACACCTGGGGGCTGATCGGCGTTCTGGAGCGGCGCGAAAGGACGCTGAGCAAGGAAACAGTCCTTGGACGTAAAATCAACAACAGGGACAAGTTCTTCGTCGACCCGAAGGTAGACTACGACCACGGAGATGGTCTTGTGGTGAGCGACGACCTGGGGCTTGCACCTGACGCAGCCACCGTGCAAAATTCGGTGCACCGCCGCTTCGGGCTGGACCCTGTGCTGCGGCCTGCGAAAGTGTTGAGATCCAAACTAGCAGCGAAACGAAGAAGGGGCGAAAACGCAAGCAGGAGCCGTCACGAGGGCTCAACTTTCGAAATTCAGAGCATGCGGCATTCGATTGGTGAAAGGCGCGCTAGCGCTGACCAGGACTGGGCTCAGGGTGGTGACAACGAATCCGCGGAAACACTGCTTACCAGGAACTACATTTACGATCACGACGGGTAATTACAAGAAATAAAATAGGAAATAGGCATGTTTATAGAATGGGACAAGCTAGTAATTATTGAGTCTTTGCAGGTTACACTACAAGGTATTTAAAATCACAGTTGGGATAGAAAACAGATAATTTTAAAGGAAACAagagagctgctgctcggTACAACAGAAGGATAATATCTCATAGTTTAATAGAAGCAGGGCGAGACGTGCCTATCCCCAGACCTCTTGCGCGACCACCaagcttcttcctcgtATGCCAAAGCCTTACAAGCTATATCTCAATCCCAAAATCTCCTAACTAtaacaagaagcgcaagtggtttagtggtaaaatccaTCGTTGCCATCGATGGGCCCCCGGTTCGATTCCGGGCTTGCgcatttgtttttgcatCCGGAAAATATTTTCTGGAAATATACAAGGGgtcttctcttgaagattgaaaacatcttcCTTCATCACATTGATTAGCCGACTACGCTCACAGCAATTTGGTCGATTATGAAGATTCTAAATAAGCCTTTCAGTGTTGGCGTTTTGTGCACGATcccttttcttctggcttGCATGGTTGACGGCAAGAACGTCGCTAACTTGGACATCGTCCTCGACAAGCAAACCGGGAAGCTGAAGCGCCAACTCCCATCCCTGCACGCGCGCGATGGCTCTCTCCTGCGCAGAGATCCCAAAAGGCTACCTTTAGACCTAGAGGATTTGTTCGAAGGAAAGTTGGACAAGAGGAGCG
Encoded here:
- the HSP78 gene encoding chaperone ATPase HSP78 (highly similar to uniprot|P33416 Saccharomyces cerevisiae YDR258C HSP78 Oligomeric mitochondrial matrix chaperone that cooperates with Ssc1p in mitochondrial thermotolerance after heat shock; prevents the aggregation of misfolded matrix proteins; component of the mitochondrial proteolysis system), with the protein product MLRLARTSALRASLARTATAASTRAAMASPARRLSALRVPATRFTRPCNQYRTYVSLNMNNQEPQKPALEQFGTNLTQLAQEGKLDPVIGRDEEIARAIQILSRRTKNNPVLIGRAGVGKTSLIDGLAQRIVSGQVPDSLKNKKLVTLDLGSLVAGAKYRGEFEERLKNVLEEIDKSNGEVIVFIDEVHMLLGLGKTDGSMDASNILKPRLAKGLRCISATTIDEFKIIEKDPALSRRFQPIMLNEPNVADTISILRGLKERYEVHHGVRITDSALVSAATLSNRYINDRFLPDKAIDLVDEACAVLRLQHESKPDAIQSLDRAIMRIQIELESLKKETDPVSLERRTALEDELELKRKEHARLTEIWEKEKAEIESIKTAKADLEQARIDLEITQREGNFAKASELRYAKIPELERRVARNAQKDAKENLLHDSVSSDDISNVIAKMTGIPMETVLKGDKDRLLYMEDSLRKRVVGQDEAIDAVSDAVRLQRAGLTSEKRPIASFMFLGPTGTGKTELTKALAEFLFDNESNVIRFDMSEFQEKHTVSRLIGAPPGYVMSESGGQLTEAVRRKPYAVVLFDEFEKAHPDVCKVLLQVLDEGKLTDSQGHQVDFRNTIIVMTSNIGQDILLSDTELGNDGKVSKATQERVIEAMKKSYPPEFINRIDDVLVFNRLSKDVLRSIVDIRIEEIQERIADKRMKLNISDAAKEWLTDNGYDQLYGARPLNRLIHKRILNSMAMYLLRGQIRPEETVNVDVKDGKLVVEPNHEEGEVVPAKDEA
- a CDS encoding bZIP transcription factor (conserved hypothetical protein); translated protein: MSNQSLPQMQGVQVLPSLNMRGGGAVNAAPGTGGATAQQQQQQQQQQHQHQQQLQAAVQPPQPQLQTGLVPHGALSAQGQHPGGLALPHPGQPLSMPYIPQVGPHLGLSLGALGGVSGVSGAVNGVRVTSSSATPQPPGAGAGPAAGAAGGAAADARASEGEHLDNSTGQLIGKSGKPLRNTKRAAQNRNAQKAFRQRRERYIKDLEVKAKEYDRMDAQTAALVQENESLKRYVLELEQRLGVRRAASTVGLPHEAHPAIKPPE
- the SWM1 gene encoding Swm1p (conserved hypothetical protein), with the translated sequence MYRDSHFQSHHMLRSHHVLYLDWNNDVFTAPDQPVSNAPRAGSSALPINPFWDYFHDDDDWDRFHPLQVDCSGQLTAMPPLVPTPTALGSLFAPRRAELGAWRDTGDLTSADLADRDPDAQAQGQGPDA
- the DFG16 gene encoding Dfg16p (some similarities with uniprot|Q99234 Saccharomyces cerevisiae YOR030W DFG16 Probable multiple transmembrane protein involved in invasive growth upon nitrogen starvation); translation: MLSSRHVRIAWARCGSLQLLTHLSRAHPRCCTPRTPLSPPPPPHSRLSRAMLRYAEDNTEGYQDGLETLLNLLRIEMGSDRWANCSVRMLNSGNLLLRNASTGQMCNRSSSSPSFFVWCADNSTLEYKALVDVLRNHTLPTFGVQIEKDGFSAGCLMASFILCIVCAGSWMLLLVLLLLPANNHNHRKKMVYLGVVYQAIWHTVILDRSMDTVFEEQYMGNYQNAGALYDNVMTSTLYSVMLFFATVISNLNWLDIVYYMFHNYRKTNSSWVPRLFNNRNKRIIAVGVALTCAQAVLKAVKLWGARRYVGTVDVVLRSVDFTIYTLFSLSVAYYVWHDFGFTLEPQKQQRARSWRALFVFIWNDYHETVLLLFYNAVVMASLYMCTILIMTMPRHVFTWMQSLISFLNVLVTVNTWGLIGVLERRERTLSKETVLGRKINNRDKFFVDPKVDYDHGDGLVVSDDLGLAPDAATVQNSVHRRFGLDPVLRPAKVLRSKLAAKRRRGENASRSRHEGSTFEIQSMRHSIGERRASADQDWAQGGDNESAETLLTRNYIYDHDG